ACGCGCAGGTTCCACTCGTCCAGGTGAATGTTCGGGTTCGGATTCTCGAAGTTCAGGCTCGCCGGGATCACCTGCTGGTGCAGGCTGAGCACCGTTTTGACCAAGCCGACGATGCCCGCGCCCCCTTCCAGGTGTCCGACGTTGGTCTTGGCGGAACCGACCAGGATCGGGTGCCCGGTCTCCCGGTCGGCGCCCAGCACCTCACCGAGTGCCTGGGCCTCCACGGGGTCTCCGACGGGGGTACCGGTTCCATGCAGCTCCACGTAGTGCACTTCGCGGGGCCGGATACCGGCGTTGGCGTAGGCAGCGCGCAGCACTGATCGCTGGCCGTCCACACCCGGTACGGTCAGGCCCGGTGTTGCGCCGTCGTTGTTCACGGCGCTTCCCCGGATGACCGCGTAGACGCGGTCGCCGTCGGCGGCGGCTTTGGACAGCGGTTTGAGCAGCACCGCTCCGCCGCCCTCGCCCCGCACGTAGCCGTTGGCCCGGGAGTCGAAGGTGTAGCAGAGGCCGTCCGGCGAAAGCGCACCGAATCGTGCGGCCCCCACCGTGCTCTCGGGCACCAGGTTGAGGCTGACCCCTCCGGCTAGGGCCAGCTCGCTCTCCCCCCGCCTCAGGCTCTCGCAGGCCATGTGCACCGCGACGAGGGAAGAGGACTGTCCCGTATCCACGGTCAGGCTCGGTCCGGTCAGCCCCAGCACATAGGAGACGCGGTTGGCGATGATGCCCTTGTTGAGTCCGGTCAGGGTATGCCTGGTGATGGCGTCCGCACCGCCGTGCTGCTGAAGGCGCGCGTAGTCGTCGCCGATGGCGCCGACAAAGACCCCCGTTGCGGAACCGAGCAGCGCCGCGGGCAGGACCGACGCGTCCTCGAGTGTTTCCCAGGCGAGTTCGAGCATGAGGCGCTGCTGTGGGTCCATGGCTGCTGCCTCACGCGGCGAGACACCGAAGAACTCGGCGTCGAACCCATCGACGCTGTCGAGGTAACCGCCGCGCCGGGGCACGGAGCCCCGCTCCTGCGCATCCGGAAGGCCCCCTGTCCCCCACCGGTCGTCGGGGACTTCGGTGATGGAGTCCAGACCGGAGAGCAGCAGCCGCCAGAACTCTTGCGGGGCCTCGGCCCCGGGCAGACGACACGCCAGGCCCACCACCGCGATCGGCTCGTGCGGTACGGGGGCGGTTGCGGGAGCGTTTTCACTGTTCATCACGGCTGACTGCTCCTGGTTCTTCGGTCAAGAACGGTGGTGGATCGGCGGGCCGGGCACGTCGCATGGTTGAAGAACGATGCGCCACCAGGCTGCTTTCCGAGGCTTAGTAGCGCCTTGTGCATCGCTAAAGCGCCCGGGGGTCAGGGCGGCCACCGGTTCGACCGCTCATCTGCTCGTTCAGCCGCGGTTGGTGATTCTCCGGCGCAGACCCGCCGCGGCCAGGGCGAGCGCGATGGCCGCGCGCTGGGGAAGGCGGCCCCCGTGCATGCGCAGGACACTGGAGATACTCCAGAGGCGGGTTTCGGCGACGTGCCGGGGGGAACCGTGGACGTCGTCGTTCTGCACGACCGATAGCCGGGCCAGGTGGCGGCGGAGGTGAAGGAGGTCCGAACGCGGGATGATCTCGTCACGCAGGCTCGCGGAATAGGCGACCGGGACGGTCACCTCCCCCAGCCGCTGGGCGGGGATCGCCCACTCGGGCAGCCGATCCGGCAGAGTGGGCCGGGAGATCCCGGTGAGATGGCTGAGGGTGTCCAGGGTGACGTCAGGGACTCGGGAGAGCCACTCCCGGTCGGTGAAGAAGTGGTGGACCGGTGCCCCCGCGGTGACTATTCCTCTGATGCGGGGGTCCTCGCCCGCGCAACGCAGGGCCAGGTGGCCGCTGAAACTGAGCGCGAGCGCGTACGTCTGGTCCGTGTCGGCTCTGTCGGCTACCGCATCGATGACGGCCGAGATCATCCGATGGCTCTCAGGGGTATAGGGAAGGGTGTTCTCACCCACGCCGGGAAGCTCGGCGACGACCCCCGCCAGACCGAGCCGACCGATAGCGGTCAGGGCGGGCGCCCATTGTTCCTTGGTACTGACGATGCCGCCCATGAACAACAGAAGCGGTTT
This DNA window, taken from Nocardiopsis exhalans, encodes the following:
- a CDS encoding alpha/beta hydrolase, with the protein product MNDIGELKRFVGVHARAQGIDSLAPRVLKRIRHDGDGDPGSWVGEWSDEAERLAEQGRLLDASRLFTMARFPYVDGPARQKALDGAVAAFDSWRLQTGGIDELRVELPEGGVRCWTTGLSTTDRKPLLLFMGGIVSTKEQWAPALTAIGRLGLAGVVAELPGVGENTLPYTPESHRMISAVIDAVADRADTDQTYALALSFSGHLALRCAGEDPRIRGIVTAGAPVHHFFTDREWLSRVPDVTLDTLSHLTGISRPTLPDRLPEWAIPAQRLGEVTVPVAYSASLRDEIIPRSDLLHLRRHLARLSVVQNDDVHGSPRHVAETRLWSISSVLRMHGGRLPQRAAIALALAAAGLRRRITNRG